One window of Globicephala melas chromosome 2, mGloMel1.2, whole genome shotgun sequence genomic DNA carries:
- the PRMT5 gene encoding protein arginine N-methyltransferase 5 isoform X2: protein MRGPNSGTERRRPVIPERQGFDFLCMPVFHPRFKREFTQEPAKNRPGPQTRSDLLLSGRDWNTLIVGKLSPWIRPDSKVEKIRRNSEAAMLQELNFGAYLGLPAFLLPLNQEDNTNLARVLTNHIHTGHHSSMFWMRVPLVAPEDLRDDIIENAPTSHTEEYSGEEKTWMWWHNFRTLCDYSKRIAVALEIGADLPSNHVIDRWLGEPIKAAILPTSIFLTNKKGFPVLSKMHQRLIFRLLKLEVQFIITGTNHHSEKEFCSYLQYLEYLSQNRPPPNAYELFAKGYEDYLQSPLQPLMDNLESQTYEVFEKDPIKYSQYQQAIYKCLLDRVPEEEKDTNVQVLMVLGAGRGPLVNASLRAAKQADRRIKLYAVEKNPNAVVTLENWQFEEWGSQVTVVSSDMREWVAPEKADIIVSELLGSFADNELSPECLDGAQHFLKDDGVSIPGEYTSFLAPISSSKLYNEVRACREKDRDPEAQFEMPYVVRLHNFHQLSAPQPCFTFSHPNRDPMIDNNRYCTLEFPVEVNTVLHGFAGYFETVLYQDITLSIRPETHSPGMFSWFPILFPIKQPITVREGQTICVRFWRCSNSKKVWYEWAVTAPVCSAIHNPTGRSYTIGL, encoded by the exons ATGCGGGGTCCGAACTCGGGGACAGAGAGGCGCAGACCAGTCATTCCCGAGAGGCAGGG GTTTGATTTCCTCTGCATGCCTGTGTTCCACCCGCGTTTCAAGAGGGAGTTCACTCAGGAACCTGCTAAGAATCGGCCGGGCCCCCAGACACGATCAGACCTACTGCTGTCAGGAAGGG ACTGGAATACACTAATTGTGGGAAAGCTTTCTCCATGGATTCGTCCAGACTCAAAAGTGGAAAAGATCCGCAGGAACTCCGAGGCG GCTATGTTACAGGAGCTGAATTTTGGGGCATATTTGGGTCTTCCAGCTTTCCTGCTGCCCCTAAATCAGGAAGATAACACAAACTTGGCGAGAGTTTTGACCAACCACATCCACACTGGCCACCACTCCTCCATG TTCTGGATGCGGGTGCCATTGGTGGCACCAGAGGACCTGAGAGATGATATAATTGAGAATGCGCCAACTTCACACACAGAGGAGTACAGTGGAGAGGAGAAGACATGGATGTG GTGGCACAACTTCCGGACCTTGTGTGATTATAGCAAGAGGATTGCGGTGG CTCTCGAAATTGGTGCTGACCTCCCATCTAATCATGTCATTGATCGTTGGCTTGGGGAGCCCATCAAAGCAGCCATTCTCCCCACCAGCATTTTCCTGACCAATAAGAAGGGATTTCCTGTTCTTTCTAAGATGCACCAGAGGCTGATCTTCCGACTCCTCAAG TTGGAGGTGCAGTTCATCATCACAGGCACCAACCACCACTCAGAGAAAGAGTTCTGCTCCTACCTCCAGTACTTGGAATACTTGAGCCAGAATCGACCTCCACCCAATGCCTACGAACTCTTTGCCAAGGGCTATGAAGACTACCTGCAATCCCCACTCCAG CCACTGATGGATAATCTGGAATCTCAGACATACGAAGTGTTTGAAAAGGACCCTATCAAATACTCTCAATACCAGCAG GCCATCTATAAATGTCTGTTAGACCGAGtgccagaggaagagaaggacacCAATGTCCA AGTGCTAATGGTGCTGGGAGCAGGCCGGGGGCCCCTGGTGAATGCTTCCCTGAGGGCAGCCAAGCAGGCTGACCGGCGGATAAAGCTGTACGCTGTGGAGAAGAACCCAAATGCTGTGGTGAC GCTGGAGAACTGGCAGTTTGAAGAATGGGGAAGCCAGGTGACAGTAGTCTCATCGGACATGCGGGAGTGGGTGGCTCCAGAGAAAGCGGATATCATTGTCAGTGAGCTTCTGGGGTCCTTCGCTGATAATGAGCTGTCACCGGAATGCCTGGATGGAGCCCAGCACTTCCTAAAAG ATGATGGCGTGAGCATCCCTGGGGAGTACACCTCCTTTCTAGCTCCCATCTCCTCCTCCAAGCTGTACAATGAGGTCCGAGCCTGTCGGGAAAAGGACCGCGACCCTGAG GCCCAGTTTGAAATGCCTTATGTGGTACGACTGCACAATTTCCACCAGCTGTCTGCGCCCCAGCCCTGTTTTACCTTCAGCCATCCCAACAGAG ATCCTATGATTGACAACAACCGCTACTGCACCTTGGAGTTTCCCGTGGAGGTGAACACAGTGCTGCATGGCTTTGCAGGCTACTTTGAGACTGTGCTTTATCAGGACATCACTCTGA GTATCCGTCCAGAGACTCACTCTCCTGGGATGTTTTCATGGTTTCCCATCCTCTTCCCCATTAAG CAGCCCATTACCGTGCGTGAAGGCCAGACCATCTGTGTGCGTTTCTGGCGATGCAGCAATTCCAAGAAGGTGTGGTATGAGTGGGCTGTGACAGCACCAGTCTGTTCTGCTATTCACAACCCCACAGGCCGCTCTTACACCATTGGCCTCTAG
- the PRMT5 gene encoding protein arginine N-methyltransferase 5 isoform X1 has product MAAMAVGGASGSRVSSGRDLNCVPEIADTLGAVAKQGFDFLCMPVFHPRFKREFTQEPAKNRPGPQTRSDLLLSGRDWNTLIVGKLSPWIRPDSKVEKIRRNSEAAMLQELNFGAYLGLPAFLLPLNQEDNTNLARVLTNHIHTGHHSSMFWMRVPLVAPEDLRDDIIENAPTSHTEEYSGEEKTWMWWHNFRTLCDYSKRIAVALEIGADLPSNHVIDRWLGEPIKAAILPTSIFLTNKKGFPVLSKMHQRLIFRLLKLEVQFIITGTNHHSEKEFCSYLQYLEYLSQNRPPPNAYELFAKGYEDYLQSPLQPLMDNLESQTYEVFEKDPIKYSQYQQAIYKCLLDRVPEEEKDTNVQVLMVLGAGRGPLVNASLRAAKQADRRIKLYAVEKNPNAVVTLENWQFEEWGSQVTVVSSDMREWVAPEKADIIVSELLGSFADNELSPECLDGAQHFLKDDGVSIPGEYTSFLAPISSSKLYNEVRACREKDRDPEAQFEMPYVVRLHNFHQLSAPQPCFTFSHPNRDPMIDNNRYCTLEFPVEVNTVLHGFAGYFETVLYQDITLSIRPETHSPGMFSWFPILFPIKQPITVREGQTICVRFWRCSNSKKVWYEWAVTAPVCSAIHNPTGRSYTIGL; this is encoded by the exons ATGGCGGCGATGGCGGTCGGCGGTGCCAGTGGAAGTCGCGTGTCCAGCGGGAGGGACCTGAATTGCGTACCCGAAATAGCTGACACACTGGGGGCTGTGGCCAAGCAGGG GTTTGATTTCCTCTGCATGCCTGTGTTCCACCCGCGTTTCAAGAGGGAGTTCACTCAGGAACCTGCTAAGAATCGGCCGGGCCCCCAGACACGATCAGACCTACTGCTGTCAGGAAGGG ACTGGAATACACTAATTGTGGGAAAGCTTTCTCCATGGATTCGTCCAGACTCAAAAGTGGAAAAGATCCGCAGGAACTCCGAGGCG GCTATGTTACAGGAGCTGAATTTTGGGGCATATTTGGGTCTTCCAGCTTTCCTGCTGCCCCTAAATCAGGAAGATAACACAAACTTGGCGAGAGTTTTGACCAACCACATCCACACTGGCCACCACTCCTCCATG TTCTGGATGCGGGTGCCATTGGTGGCACCAGAGGACCTGAGAGATGATATAATTGAGAATGCGCCAACTTCACACACAGAGGAGTACAGTGGAGAGGAGAAGACATGGATGTG GTGGCACAACTTCCGGACCTTGTGTGATTATAGCAAGAGGATTGCGGTGG CTCTCGAAATTGGTGCTGACCTCCCATCTAATCATGTCATTGATCGTTGGCTTGGGGAGCCCATCAAAGCAGCCATTCTCCCCACCAGCATTTTCCTGACCAATAAGAAGGGATTTCCTGTTCTTTCTAAGATGCACCAGAGGCTGATCTTCCGACTCCTCAAG TTGGAGGTGCAGTTCATCATCACAGGCACCAACCACCACTCAGAGAAAGAGTTCTGCTCCTACCTCCAGTACTTGGAATACTTGAGCCAGAATCGACCTCCACCCAATGCCTACGAACTCTTTGCCAAGGGCTATGAAGACTACCTGCAATCCCCACTCCAG CCACTGATGGATAATCTGGAATCTCAGACATACGAAGTGTTTGAAAAGGACCCTATCAAATACTCTCAATACCAGCAG GCCATCTATAAATGTCTGTTAGACCGAGtgccagaggaagagaaggacacCAATGTCCA AGTGCTAATGGTGCTGGGAGCAGGCCGGGGGCCCCTGGTGAATGCTTCCCTGAGGGCAGCCAAGCAGGCTGACCGGCGGATAAAGCTGTACGCTGTGGAGAAGAACCCAAATGCTGTGGTGAC GCTGGAGAACTGGCAGTTTGAAGAATGGGGAAGCCAGGTGACAGTAGTCTCATCGGACATGCGGGAGTGGGTGGCTCCAGAGAAAGCGGATATCATTGTCAGTGAGCTTCTGGGGTCCTTCGCTGATAATGAGCTGTCACCGGAATGCCTGGATGGAGCCCAGCACTTCCTAAAAG ATGATGGCGTGAGCATCCCTGGGGAGTACACCTCCTTTCTAGCTCCCATCTCCTCCTCCAAGCTGTACAATGAGGTCCGAGCCTGTCGGGAAAAGGACCGCGACCCTGAG GCCCAGTTTGAAATGCCTTATGTGGTACGACTGCACAATTTCCACCAGCTGTCTGCGCCCCAGCCCTGTTTTACCTTCAGCCATCCCAACAGAG ATCCTATGATTGACAACAACCGCTACTGCACCTTGGAGTTTCCCGTGGAGGTGAACACAGTGCTGCATGGCTTTGCAGGCTACTTTGAGACTGTGCTTTATCAGGACATCACTCTGA GTATCCGTCCAGAGACTCACTCTCCTGGGATGTTTTCATGGTTTCCCATCCTCTTCCCCATTAAG CAGCCCATTACCGTGCGTGAAGGCCAGACCATCTGTGTGCGTTTCTGGCGATGCAGCAATTCCAAGAAGGTGTGGTATGAGTGGGCTGTGACAGCACCAGTCTGTTCTGCTATTCACAACCCCACAGGCCGCTCTTACACCATTGGCCTCTAG